A region of bacterium DNA encodes the following proteins:
- a CDS encoding CDP-alcohol phosphatidyltransferase family protein yields MRVTPADVLTIFRLVLTPVFLALFVIGQDGWALAVFCVAGATDLIDGTVARLTKSPSKMGALLDPIADKALIQTCFISLGVAKILPFWFVLFALARDLMIVTGIIYLTKTKVELPLRAIVVSKIATFSMLLVAALGLAVKMDPGLAFMGLRLSVWLIYAVIVTSALILVSGVRYMMLGFEILRRRRMHDERYNSR; encoded by the coding sequence ATGAGAGTAACGCCGGCGGACGTCCTCACAATCTTCAGGCTTGTGCTCACGCCGGTCTTTCTGGCCCTCTTCGTCATCGGCCAGGACGGCTGGGCGCTGGCCGTCTTCTGCGTGGCGGGCGCAACTGATTTGATCGACGGGACCGTCGCCAGGCTCACCAAGAGCCCGTCGAAGATGGGGGCGCTCCTCGACCCGATAGCCGACAAAGCGCTCATCCAGACGTGTTTCATATCTCTCGGCGTCGCGAAGATCCTTCCCTTTTGGTTCGTATTGTTCGCCCTTGCCCGCGACCTGATGATAGTCACCGGGATCATCTATCTCACCAAGACCAAGGTGGAGCTTCCCCTGAGGGCGATCGTGGTCTCCAAGATAGCGACCTTCTCCATGCTCCTGGTGGCGGCGCTGGGGCTCGCGGTGAAGATGGACCCGGGGCTCGCCTTCATGGGCTTGCGCTTGTCCGTCTGGCTGATCTACGCGGTCATCGTCACCTCCGCTCTCATCCTCGTAAGCGGCGTCAGATACATGATGCTCGGGTTCGAGATCCTCCGCAGAAGGCGCATGCACGACGAGCGCTACAACAGCAGATGA
- the lipB gene encoding lipoyl(octanoyl) transferase LipB codes for MSREKPIIEWQDLGAVRYADAWSLQERLRGQRLAGEIRDRLLLLEHLPVITQGKRGISSDVLTPEDELAKEGIDLFVTNRGGRATYHGPGQVVGYFIFDLGSIGLGVKEFVRAIEGMLMDALAGFGIEAARDKDHPGLWVGCDKIAAIGLHISHNVTQHGFALNASCDLAPYRHIVACGISDRGVTTMERVLGRPQHIGQIKRAIVRAAAGAFGCEMVEISGG; via the coding sequence ATGAGCCGCGAAAAACCTATCATCGAATGGCAGGACCTGGGCGCGGTCCGCTACGCCGATGCGTGGTCGCTGCAGGAACGGTTGCGCGGGCAGAGGCTCGCCGGAGAGATCCGGGACCGTTTGCTCCTGCTCGAGCATCTTCCGGTGATCACGCAGGGCAAGAGGGGTATCTCCTCCGACGTGCTCACGCCTGAGGATGAGCTCGCGAAGGAGGGGATAGATCTCTTCGTCACCAACAGGGGCGGCAGGGCGACCTATCACGGCCCCGGGCAGGTCGTTGGCTATTTCATCTTTGATCTGGGCTCGATCGGGCTTGGCGTGAAGGAGTTCGTGCGCGCGATCGAGGGGATGCTCATGGATGCGCTCGCTGGGTTCGGCATAGAGGCCGCGCGCGACAAGGATCATCCGGGCCTCTGGGTCGGCTGCGACAAGATCGCTGCGATCGGCCTCCACATCTCCCACAACGTCACGCAGCACGGCTTCGCGCTGAACGCGAGCTGCGACCTTGCGCCTTATCGGCACATAGTGGCGTGCGGGATCAGCGACAGGGGGGTCACGACCATGGAGCGCGTGCTCGGCCGGCCGCAGCATATTGGGCAGATCAAACGCGCGATCGTGCGCGCCGCCGCGGGGGCGTTCGGCTGCGAGATGGTGGAGATCAGTGGGGGCTAG
- the hflX gene encoding GTPase HflX, whose product MRAHRSVSRRQKPQRALIVGVGRPKQNRAVKERSLDELARLIDTAGGVVAARISQEVRRADPATFFGKGKVEEIALLATEAAADLVAVDWELTPVQNKNLEDRMGLLVLDRTAVILDIFARRAATREGKLQVELAQLKYLAPRLVGRGKVFSQQVGRIGTRGPGETALEYDRRRVKDRIAFLKGNLERVRSHRRLHRAKRDSVPVPMVSLVGYTNAGKSTLMNALTGAGVFVEDKLFATLDPTVRRMKLPSGREILIADTVGFISRLPHQLIEAFKSTFEEAASSAVLLHVIDASDEEARAHAEVVEKVLSELGMAGSPRIDAVNKCDCVQSHYRGDERAVRISAITGEGLPELVDMLDRNLRIDFRKVTLLLPMERGDVLSEIYRVGHVDAVKYGSRGIKVECRLHEKQCGRYREFTVR is encoded by the coding sequence ATGCGCGCACATCGAAGCGTCTCACGCAGGCAGAAGCCGCAACGCGCGCTCATAGTGGGCGTCGGCAGGCCCAAACAGAACCGCGCCGTGAAGGAGCGCTCGCTGGACGAGCTCGCCAGGCTCATCGACACCGCAGGCGGTGTGGTGGCGGCAAGGATATCGCAGGAGGTGCGCCGCGCCGATCCGGCCACGTTCTTCGGCAAGGGGAAGGTGGAGGAGATCGCGCTCCTGGCAACCGAGGCGGCGGCCGACCTGGTCGCGGTGGATTGGGAGCTGACCCCGGTCCAGAACAAGAATCTCGAGGATCGAATGGGTCTCCTGGTCCTCGACCGCACGGCGGTGATCCTGGACATCTTCGCGCGCAGGGCGGCCACCAGGGAAGGGAAACTGCAGGTCGAGCTCGCCCAACTCAAGTATCTGGCGCCGAGGCTCGTGGGCCGTGGGAAGGTCTTCTCGCAGCAGGTGGGCAGGATAGGCACCAGGGGTCCGGGCGAGACCGCGCTCGAATACGACCGCCGCAGGGTGAAGGATCGCATCGCGTTTCTCAAGGGCAACCTGGAGCGCGTGCGCTCGCATCGCAGGTTGCACAGGGCGAAGCGCGACTCGGTTCCCGTGCCCATGGTCTCGCTCGTCGGCTACACCAACGCGGGCAAGTCCACGCTCATGAACGCGCTCACGGGCGCAGGGGTCTTCGTGGAGGACAAACTCTTCGCCACCCTCGACCCCACTGTGCGCAGGATGAAATTGCCCTCGGGCAGGGAGATCCTGATCGCCGACACGGTTGGTTTCATAAGCAGGCTGCCCCACCAGCTGATCGAGGCCTTCAAGTCCACCTTCGAGGAGGCGGCCTCCTCGGCCGTGCTCCTCCACGTCATAGACGCGAGCGACGAAGAGGCGCGAGCCCACGCGGAGGTGGTGGAGAAGGTGCTCTCGGAACTGGGCATGGCCGGGAGCCCCAGGATCGACGCGGTCAACAAGTGCGACTGCGTGCAGTCCCATTACCGGGGCGACGAGCGCGCCGTCCGCATATCCGCCATCACAGGGGAGGGGTTGCCCGAGCTCGTCGATATGCTGGATCGCAATCTCAGGATCGATTTCAGAAAGGTGACTCTGCTCCTGCCGATGGAGAGGGGAGACGTGCTGTCCGAGATCTATCGGGTGGGCCACGTGGACGCCGTGAAGTACGGATCCAGGGGGATCAAGGTCGAGTGCAGGCTGCACGAAAAGCAGTGCGGCCGGTATCGCGAATTTACGGTTCGATAG
- a CDS encoding cytochrome c biogenesis protein CcdA, with amino-acid sequence MRRIISSAIAVLALLVSVGAMSAIDVSEPFNVVSGSEGASLQPGSNFEFTVTIRVPEGYYLYADETDVDFTSFEGLIVSDVSYPKPESRMDPFLGKKASVYDGDLTIRIKGKIPAGLASGSRELTALVSYRGCSPTLCFRRQEQEVAFTVDVLQHAAADARPLQGPSMSEEGEGAIPVSLKEKLGLKDLLEIRDFSVLLDQGVAFTILIVFLAGVLTSLTPCVWPVLPAVFLFIGIHPHKRFAENLSIAGALVLGLILTYAALGMAAVALGRNLGFLFQQRWFLSVVVIFFIAMSLSMFGAFDVRLPRRLAQRIHKLGGEGYWGSFLAGVGLGLVASPCSGPVLAALLGHVALQRSFLVGFGLLVVFGMGMGAILVLLGSCYGELAGKLRGGPWLVWVKRLLGVMLLFPAAFYMGSLLGWSAGSFAPSFRPGIQWLTDEAEALAQAKRAGKPMMMEFTADWCPPCRTLERDFFSRSDIIELGAKLVCLRVDATVETSDVRDLIEKYRVMGWPTVIFLTPAGKPIDELKVGDYDPTAVEEGMRKAQERR; translated from the coding sequence ATGCGAAGGATCATATCGTCCGCCATAGCGGTTTTGGCGCTCCTGGTCTCGGTCGGGGCGATGTCGGCCATCGACGTCTCCGAACCCTTCAATGTCGTCTCTGGCTCGGAGGGCGCAAGCCTTCAGCCCGGCTCCAACTTTGAGTTCACCGTCACAATCAGGGTCCCGGAGGGCTATTACCTGTACGCGGACGAGACCGACGTGGATTTCACGAGCTTCGAAGGGCTCATCGTCTCCGACGTATCCTACCCCAAGCCCGAGTCCAGGATGGATCCCTTTCTGGGCAAGAAGGCGAGCGTGTACGACGGCGATCTAACTATAAGGATAAAAGGCAAGATCCCGGCCGGGCTGGCCTCCGGCAGCCGCGAGTTGACCGCACTGGTCAGCTACAGGGGGTGCTCGCCCACGCTCTGTTTCAGGCGGCAGGAGCAGGAGGTCGCGTTCACGGTCGACGTGCTGCAGCATGCTGCAGCCGACGCGAGGCCTCTGCAGGGTCCCTCCATGTCAGAGGAGGGGGAAGGCGCCATACCCGTATCGCTCAAGGAGAAGTTGGGCCTCAAGGACCTGTTGGAGATACGCGATTTCTCCGTGCTGCTCGATCAAGGCGTGGCCTTCACGATCCTGATCGTCTTCCTGGCGGGGGTCCTGACCTCGCTGACCCCTTGCGTCTGGCCGGTGCTGCCCGCAGTCTTCCTGTTCATCGGCATACATCCGCACAAGCGCTTTGCGGAGAACTTATCCATAGCCGGCGCACTGGTCCTGGGCCTCATACTCACATATGCCGCACTCGGCATGGCCGCCGTGGCGCTTGGCCGGAACCTGGGTTTTCTCTTCCAGCAGCGATGGTTTCTCTCGGTGGTGGTCATCTTCTTCATCGCCATGAGCCTCTCCATGTTCGGCGCATTCGACGTGCGCCTGCCGCGCAGGCTCGCGCAACGCATCCACAAACTGGGGGGAGAGGGCTACTGGGGGTCGTTTCTCGCCGGGGTGGGGTTGGGGCTGGTGGCCTCGCCTTGTTCAGGACCCGTGCTCGCCGCGCTCCTCGGCCACGTCGCGCTGCAGAGGAGTTTCCTGGTCGGATTCGGGCTCCTCGTGGTGTTCGGCATGGGCATGGGCGCGATCCTCGTCCTCTTGGGCTCCTGCTACGGCGAGCTCGCGGGCAAACTTCGCGGCGGGCCGTGGCTCGTGTGGGTTAAACGACTCCTCGGCGTCATGCTCCTGTTCCCGGCCGCCTTCTACATGGGAAGCCTTCTCGGCTGGAGCGCAGGCAGTTTCGCTCCTTCGTTCAGGCCCGGGATACAGTGGCTGACCGACGAGGCGGAGGCGCTTGCGCAGGCAAAGCGCGCGGGCAAACCCATGATGATGGAGTTCACGGCCGATTGGTGTCCGCCCTGTCGCACGCTCGAACGCGACTTCTTCAGCCGCTCCGACATCATCGAGCTGGGCGCAAAGCTCGTCTGTCTCCGCGTGGACGCGACGGTGGAGACCTCGGATGTCCGCGATCTGATAGAGAAGTACCGGGTCATGGGCTGGCCCACCGTCATCTTCCTCACCCCGGCCGGCAAGCCGATCGATGAGCTCAAGGTCGGGGACTACGATCCGACCGCGGTCGAGGAGGGGATGCGCAAGGCGCAGGAGCGCCGGTGA
- a CDS encoding diadenylate cyclase, translating to MTMNSENELFLKTAFKIAAKISAAAIMIHADPLDDMEFADPVPRKRKLVLITRKKKREGLDEDKGALFSKATAVLTLPRIALTRVSLIKIGTTLALSQEIVKPGDKLVFAVGPADSGPLDLIQSVDTSKDSELILGRSVARLSETVQPELFQAVLNLTIELAETGREGKPLGTIFVVGDHEKVMQLSKQMIMNPFRGYEEEERNILTCSMKETMREFAAMDGAFVIADDGTVLAAGRYLGAATDESHLPRGLGSRHIAAAGITTLTRAVAFVISESSGDVRIFKDGKIIMHIEKAPSKK from the coding sequence ATGACGATGAACAGCGAGAACGAACTCTTCCTGAAGACCGCCTTCAAAATAGCGGCCAAGATTTCGGCAGCCGCCATCATGATCCACGCGGACCCCTTGGACGATATGGAGTTTGCCGATCCTGTTCCCAGGAAGCGCAAGCTCGTGCTCATCACCAGGAAGAAAAAACGGGAGGGCCTGGACGAGGACAAGGGCGCCCTCTTCTCCAAGGCCACCGCGGTCCTCACTCTTCCGCGAATAGCCCTCACCAGGGTTTCGCTCATCAAGATAGGCACGACCCTGGCGCTCTCGCAGGAGATCGTGAAGCCGGGCGACAAACTGGTGTTCGCCGTCGGCCCGGCAGACTCGGGGCCGCTGGACCTCATACAGTCGGTGGACACCTCCAAAGATTCGGAGCTCATATTGGGCCGCAGCGTGGCCAGGCTCTCCGAGACGGTGCAGCCCGAGCTCTTCCAGGCCGTGCTCAACCTCACCATCGAGCTGGCCGAGACAGGCCGCGAGGGGAAACCGCTTGGCACCATCTTCGTGGTCGGCGACCACGAGAAGGTGATGCAGCTCTCCAAACAGATGATCATGAACCCGTTCCGCGGCTACGAGGAGGAGGAGCGCAACATCCTCACCTGCTCCATGAAGGAGACCATGCGCGAGTTCGCGGCCATGGACGGCGCATTCGTCATCGCGGACGACGGCACGGTGCTCGCCGCCGGACGCTATCTCGGCGCGGCGACGGACGAGTCTCACCTGCCGCGCGGTCTGGGAAGCCGCCACATTGCCGCCGCGGGCATCACGACCTTGACCCGCGCCGTCGCGTTTGTTATATCGGAGTCCTCCGGGGACGTGCGGATATTCAAGGACGGCAAAATCATAATGCACATCGAGAAGGCCCCATCCAAAAAGTGA
- the folE gene encoding GTP cyclohydrolase I FolE: MEKIIRGLLEKLGEDPEREGLARTPARVKESLAFLTEGYRQDPKKLIQNSVYSDKHEEMVLIRNIPIYSLCEHHLLPFFGSAHVGYIPNEKIVGISKIARMVDLFARRLQVQERLTNQIADTLMETLKPKGVAVIIDAEHLCMQMRGVQKRGTSVVTSAMLGAFRRRPETRAEFMNLIK, translated from the coding sequence ATGGAAAAAATAATAAGAGGGCTTCTTGAAAAGTTGGGCGAGGACCCCGAGCGCGAGGGGCTCGCGCGCACGCCGGCGCGTGTGAAGGAATCCCTTGCGTTTCTGACCGAGGGCTATCGACAGGACCCGAAGAAACTCATCCAGAACTCGGTGTACTCCGACAAACACGAGGAGATGGTCCTCATCCGCAACATCCCGATCTACAGCCTGTGCGAGCACCACCTGTTGCCGTTCTTCGGCAGCGCCCATGTCGGGTATATTCCGAACGAGAAGATCGTGGGGATATCGAAGATCGCGCGCATGGTCGATCTCTTCGCGCGCAGGCTGCAGGTCCAGGAGCGGCTCACCAATCAGATCGCGGACACGCTCATGGAAACCTTAAAGCCAAAGGGCGTGGCGGTGATCATCGACGCGGAGCACCTGTGCATGCAGATGCGCGGGGTGCAGAAGCGCGGCACCTCGGTCGTCACCTCCGCCATGCTCGGCGCCTTCCGCCGCCGCCCCGAGACCCGCGCGGAGTTCATGAATCTCATCAAGTGA
- a CDS encoding sigma-70 family RNA polymerase sigma factor, with amino-acid sequence MRFVDEESPFNHEALALHGFDSPSQVIRFAHAARAQKVLSFEPAEVLIASALALIEGERASIQGLDLYPGIKAKRASGGELLDRDEKIFLLESAKAGDNKALDWLILFYMPLIAGIAHKIRAKFGNGPLTDDELIQIGRVEFSTIVRLYEASLASFETYVKRSLPLRLRNAVVQNSRSISREVSLNAPLGDRDDRTYEDLIEDTNVVYPEDDFLDLELREKLFLAIEGSGLEKREKIALFEYYLEELTYEQVGEMLAVSRQMASNLSKSGIGKILRGSHAADLRDLL; translated from the coding sequence ATGCGTTTTGTCGATGAAGAGAGTCCGTTCAATCACGAGGCGCTTGCACTTCATGGTTTTGACAGCCCGTCGCAGGTGATCCGATTCGCCCACGCTGCTCGCGCTCAAAAGGTCCTCTCCTTCGAGCCCGCGGAGGTGCTCATCGCATCCGCACTCGCGCTGATCGAGGGCGAGAGGGCATCGATACAGGGGCTCGATCTCTATCCCGGCATCAAGGCAAAGCGCGCGAGCGGAGGGGAGCTCCTGGATCGGGATGAGAAGATCTTCCTGCTCGAGTCGGCAAAGGCCGGCGACAACAAGGCGCTCGACTGGTTGATCTTATTCTATATGCCGTTGATAGCCGGTATCGCTCATAAAATCAGGGCCAAATTCGGCAATGGACCTTTGACCGATGATGAGCTGATTCAGATAGGGAGGGTTGAATTTTCCACTATAGTGAGACTTTATGAGGCATCGCTTGCGAGTTTTGAAACGTACGTCAAGCGTTCGCTTCCTTTGCGGCTCAGGAATGCTGTTGTTCAAAATAGCCGGAGCATAAGCAGGGAGGTCTCCTTGAACGCCCCGCTGGGCGATAGGGACGATCGCACTTATGAGGACTTGATTGAGGATACCAATGTCGTCTATCCGGAGGACGACTTCCTGGACCTGGAGCTGAGGGAAAAGCTGTTTTTGGCGATAGAGGGTTCGGGGTTAGAGAAGAGAGAGAAAATCGCCCTGTTCGAATACTACCTTGAAGAACTCACATATGAGCAGGTCGGTGAAATGCTGGCCGTTAGCAGGCAGATGGCCAGCAACCTGAGCAAATCCGGCATTGGAAAAATCTTGAGAGGATCTCATGCCGCGGATTTAAGAGATTTGTTGTGA